One Alicyclobacillus acidoterrestris DNA window includes the following coding sequences:
- a CDS encoding indolepyruvate ferredoxin oxidoreductase subunit alpha: MAFVIASACVGAKHGDCVETCPVDAIHEGEDQFYIDPDLCIDCGACEAVCPVSAIFQEDFLPEEEHEYIEKNRAFFQK; the protein is encoded by the coding sequence TTGGCATTTGTTATCGCCTCCGCTTGCGTGGGTGCCAAGCACGGGGACTGCGTCGAAACCTGTCCAGTGGATGCCATCCACGAGGGTGAAGACCAGTTCTATATTGACCCTGACCTTTGCATCGACTGCGGCGCCTGCGAAGCCGTGTGTCCGGTGTCTGCTATTTTCCAGGAAGATTTTCTGCCAGAAGAGGAACACGAGTACATCGAAAAGAACCGTGCCTTCTTCCAAAAGTAA
- a CDS encoding phosphatase PAP2 family protein: MSEYRLQWMRRLARLEVYEIASIFMLLALFAVFVACPERIQHVIGFTAIANPLWSNTLTVLLRGVTWFYIAFALAFAGCVYMTRRQTDPVAIGLHRYARVALSFLAVLVVFDIINFYIAVFNPYDHDALLLHLDTQLFGATPSHWFDRVTCLPLTLLFCGAYASWFIMTYLTVFIMGCRSEQALREYVTAALLAFYIGYSTYFFVPAIGPEFTTHYQHSIGPLLKLVDGEGPFLSRDCFPSLHTGLAIVMLVHAWRHARKLFWFYAVDIALIILSTMYLRVHYGVDLVAGAALAVAVCELAPVLTAWWEESRERILAQTAYSERPTHVQDGVSEWA, encoded by the coding sequence ATGTCAGAGTATCGATTGCAGTGGATGCGCCGCCTTGCGCGCCTAGAAGTGTATGAAATAGCGAGCATTTTCATGCTCCTCGCGCTGTTCGCCGTATTTGTCGCATGCCCCGAGAGAATTCAGCACGTCATTGGCTTTACAGCCATCGCCAATCCCTTGTGGTCCAATACCTTGACCGTCTTGTTGCGAGGGGTCACTTGGTTTTATATCGCGTTCGCGTTGGCTTTTGCCGGCTGTGTGTATATGACGCGCAGGCAAACCGACCCTGTCGCCATCGGGCTCCATCGCTACGCCCGCGTCGCTTTAAGCTTTCTTGCGGTGCTTGTCGTGTTTGATATTATCAACTTTTACATCGCCGTGTTTAACCCGTACGATCACGATGCGCTCCTGCTCCATCTCGACACACAGCTATTTGGCGCGACACCTTCACACTGGTTTGACCGCGTGACGTGTTTGCCACTGACGCTGTTGTTCTGCGGAGCGTACGCATCCTGGTTCATCATGACCTATTTGACGGTCTTCATCATGGGGTGCCGTAGTGAGCAGGCGTTGCGCGAGTACGTCACCGCAGCCCTCTTGGCGTTTTATATCGGATATAGCACGTATTTTTTCGTACCGGCCATCGGCCCTGAGTTTACGACACATTACCAACACAGTATCGGCCCCCTGCTGAAACTCGTGGATGGCGAAGGTCCGTTTCTCAGCCGTGACTGCTTCCCCAGCTTGCACACGGGGCTGGCGATAGTCATGCTCGTTCATGCGTGGCGACACGCCCGCAAACTGTTCTGGTTTTACGCGGTCGACATCGCGCTCATCATTCTCTCGACAATGTACCTTCGCGTGCATTACGGCGTCGATCTGGTTGCAGGTGCTGCACTCGCCGTTGCGGTGTGCGAACTAGCGCCCGTACTGACGGCTTGGTGGGAGGAATCGCGTGAACGCATTTTGGCACAGACGGCATATTCAGAGCGCCCCACCCATGTGCAAGATGGCGTATCCGAGTGGGCCTGA
- the yfmF gene encoding EF-P 5-aminopentanol modification-associated protein YfmF produces MANFTTRQAGRIYVHFLPHTRFRTKDLTIRLHIPQSRERVTPMALLPYMWMNGTKSKPSTRDLTIAADELYGTVVRSGLGKRGEYQIMEVSANIPDVSAITRDHVVEQALALVCEVLLNHEAKTAAFSDDAVRQEIDLHRRRIEATRDDKMGYALQRCLAEVARGTAAALPRLGYLEDLEAIDADVLFDCYRTLLKEAEVHAYLVGPYQDADALSEQIIGQLSQVIGEGAMRSQLQVEPLRTGVETSFRHVTERQDVAQAQLDIGYRTGVNFSSDDYPAMLMMNGVLGGFAHSKLFLNVREKHSLAYTVWSHFDAMTGSLAVMTGIEPKQYEKALQIIEEQVTAIQAGNITDEEMAFTFRGLQNQYTVLLDQPSSLTSWHYNGVLCGQQREIETLLDQLQRVTKEDVVDAAKRLEPNTIYFLTGEGDAQ; encoded by the coding sequence TTGGCGAATTTTACGACGCGACAAGCGGGGCGTATTTACGTCCATTTTTTACCGCACACGCGGTTTCGCACCAAAGATTTAACCATCCGTCTCCATATACCGCAGAGTCGAGAGCGCGTCACGCCGATGGCGTTGCTTCCTTATATGTGGATGAACGGCACGAAGTCGAAACCGTCGACTCGAGATCTGACGATTGCCGCGGATGAGCTGTATGGCACTGTCGTTCGATCCGGCCTCGGAAAACGCGGAGAGTACCAAATCATGGAGGTTTCGGCGAACATTCCGGATGTCAGTGCTATTACGCGAGATCACGTGGTCGAACAGGCACTCGCGTTGGTCTGCGAAGTATTGCTGAACCACGAGGCGAAAACAGCAGCGTTTTCCGACGACGCCGTGCGTCAGGAAATCGATTTGCACCGCCGTCGCATCGAGGCGACGCGCGATGACAAGATGGGCTATGCCCTGCAGCGTTGTCTTGCTGAAGTCGCGCGCGGTACAGCGGCAGCATTGCCGCGCCTGGGCTATTTGGAAGATCTCGAAGCGATTGACGCAGACGTGTTGTTTGACTGTTACCGAACACTTCTGAAGGAAGCCGAAGTACACGCGTATTTGGTTGGACCGTATCAAGACGCAGACGCCTTGTCCGAGCAGATTATCGGACAACTGTCGCAGGTGATTGGCGAAGGTGCCATGCGTTCGCAGTTGCAAGTGGAGCCGCTCAGGACAGGCGTTGAAACGTCGTTCCGGCATGTCACAGAGCGCCAAGACGTGGCACAGGCGCAATTGGATATTGGGTACCGCACAGGGGTCAACTTTTCGTCTGACGACTATCCGGCGATGTTGATGATGAACGGTGTGCTCGGCGGCTTTGCGCACTCGAAGCTGTTTTTGAACGTGCGCGAAAAGCACTCCCTCGCGTATACCGTGTGGTCGCACTTCGACGCGATGACGGGAAGCCTTGCCGTGATGACAGGCATTGAACCGAAGCAGTACGAGAAAGCCTTGCAGATTATCGAGGAGCAAGTCACCGCGATACAGGCGGGAAACATCACCGACGAGGAGATGGCGTTCACGTTCCGCGGCTTGCAAAACCAATATACGGTGTTGCTCGACCAACCGTCGTCACTGACTAGTTGGCATTACAATGGCGTCCTCTGCGGGCAACAGCGGGAAATTGAGACGCTGCTCGACCAGTTGCAGCGCGTCACGAAAGAAGACGTCGTCGACGCCGCCAAGCGGCTGGAGCCCAATACCATTTACTTTTTGACCGGCGAGGGGGATGCACAATGA
- the yfmH gene encoding EF-P 5-aminopentanol modification-associated protein YfmH — translation MTGERAAKAALGIEVIAKTLDNGLRVYLIPKADFRQTFAMFATKYGSIDNEFKLDGKPVRVPDGIAHFLEHKMFEDDEQEVFSQFAEHGASVNAFTTFDETAYYFSGTSDLRENIDTLLNFVQKIYLTDENVEKEKGIIAQEIRMGDDNPDRRVFMELLGAMYAAHPVRIDIAGSVESIYQIDRETLLTCYHTFYHPSNMVLVVVGGFNPDEVMDWIEKNQASKTFSSPVAVERVYPQEPALPRTDAVTTRLPVSLSRCLIGWKDTVGTLSEGALLHRELLTGLVLDALFGKTTKFYGELLRDGLIDKAFSWEYDLTPHYGYTVIGGNAPRPEELVERVKAYVADAASRGIAEEDFERARKKAIGRFLMSLDQVSYIARSYVTYCLRDADFLQTVDVLQTLKLEDANVRLREHLRESQMVVSTVLPKSETAS, via the coding sequence ATGACCGGTGAGCGCGCAGCGAAGGCGGCATTGGGAATTGAGGTCATTGCCAAGACGCTGGACAACGGACTTCGCGTCTATCTCATCCCGAAAGCGGATTTTCGGCAGACGTTTGCAATGTTTGCCACGAAATACGGATCTATCGACAACGAGTTCAAGTTGGATGGCAAACCTGTACGCGTGCCGGACGGCATTGCGCACTTTTTAGAGCACAAGATGTTTGAAGACGACGAACAGGAAGTGTTCTCTCAATTTGCAGAGCACGGGGCGTCCGTGAACGCGTTCACCACGTTTGATGAGACCGCCTACTACTTCTCGGGCACTTCTGATCTTCGGGAGAACATCGACACGCTGTTGAATTTCGTCCAAAAAATCTACCTGACGGACGAAAATGTGGAAAAAGAAAAGGGCATCATTGCGCAGGAAATTCGCATGGGTGACGATAATCCCGACCGGCGTGTGTTCATGGAACTGCTCGGCGCGATGTATGCGGCGCATCCGGTGCGCATCGACATCGCCGGGAGCGTCGAGTCGATTTACCAAATTGACCGCGAGACGTTGCTGACGTGCTATCACACGTTTTATCACCCAAGTAATATGGTGCTCGTCGTCGTGGGTGGATTCAATCCAGATGAGGTCATGGACTGGATTGAGAAGAATCAGGCGAGTAAAACCTTTTCTTCGCCTGTTGCGGTGGAGCGAGTATATCCGCAAGAACCAGCGTTACCGCGCACGGATGCCGTCACGACGAGATTGCCTGTATCGTTGTCGAGGTGTTTAATCGGTTGGAAGGACACCGTCGGCACATTGTCGGAGGGGGCGTTACTTCATCGCGAACTGTTGACTGGGCTTGTGCTCGATGCACTGTTTGGAAAAACGACCAAATTCTACGGGGAGCTGCTTCGCGACGGGCTCATCGACAAGGCTTTTTCCTGGGAATACGACTTGACGCCGCACTATGGCTATACCGTGATCGGCGGTAACGCGCCGCGACCAGAGGAACTGGTGGAGCGGGTGAAGGCGTATGTGGCTGACGCGGCTTCGCGTGGAATTGCAGAGGAAGACTTTGAGCGGGCGCGCAAAAAGGCAATTGGTCGATTTTTGATGAGTTTAGATCAGGTGTCGTATATTGCTAGGTCCTATGTCACGTATTGTCTGCGCGACGCCGATTTCTTGCAGACCGTCGACGTGCTGCAAACACTGAAACTAGAGGATGCCAACGTGCGGTTGCGTGAGCATTTGCGCGAGTCGCAGATGGTTGTGTCAACGGTGTTGCCGAAGTCCGAGACGGCTTCGTGA
- a CDS encoding MBL fold metallo-hydrolase, translating into MVWLTVVIVVVLLVAVVGAMSFMLYRRATSNWPHPPYRTPSVSPNPAQWDDKGLYIAWIGHSTLLIRMDGVNILTDPVFSERVGVHIPFVTIGPRRHVAPALSIEDCPKVQLVLLSHAHMDHVDLPSLRHVIHEDTEVVTAKKTSRLVRRFKPQNVYELVPGETIDLACGVTVTASRVKHWGSRFPWNRDQGYQGYVIRRNQWSVFFAGDTAMTEDVAQVAQFAPQVTCMPIGAYAPETFQGAHCTPEQAWEMFLATKAEHLIPIHHDTFVLSREPLDEPLNRLLRAAADRRHQIALTKHGETFVLKE; encoded by the coding sequence ATGGTTTGGCTCACTGTTGTGATTGTGGTTGTACTGCTTGTCGCTGTGGTGGGTGCCATGTCGTTTATGTTATATCGCAGAGCTACTAGTAATTGGCCGCATCCTCCCTACCGCACGCCAAGTGTGTCGCCAAATCCGGCGCAATGGGACGACAAAGGTTTGTACATTGCGTGGATTGGGCATTCGACTTTGCTCATTCGCATGGATGGCGTCAATATCTTGACAGATCCGGTCTTTTCTGAGCGGGTCGGCGTTCATATTCCCTTTGTCACCATCGGTCCGCGTCGCCATGTCGCGCCGGCTCTGTCCATTGAGGATTGCCCAAAAGTGCAATTGGTGCTGTTGTCGCACGCACATATGGATCACGTCGATTTACCCAGCCTGCGCCACGTGATTCACGAGGATACAGAAGTGGTCACAGCGAAGAAAACCTCCCGCCTCGTTCGGCGATTCAAGCCACAGAATGTCTATGAATTAGTCCCCGGTGAGACGATTGATTTAGCGTGTGGCGTGACGGTGACTGCATCGCGGGTGAAGCACTGGGGAAGCCGTTTCCCGTGGAATCGGGATCAGGGGTACCAGGGCTACGTCATCCGGCGAAACCAGTGGTCGGTGTTCTTTGCTGGAGATACGGCGATGACAGAGGATGTCGCCCAAGTCGCGCAGTTTGCACCGCAGGTCACTTGCATGCCGATTGGGGCCTATGCGCCGGAGACGTTTCAGGGTGCACATTGTACGCCAGAGCAGGCCTGGGAGATGTTCTTGGCGACAAAAGCAGAGCACCTGATTCCAATTCATCACGACACGTTTGTGTTGTCCCGAGAACCTTTGGACGAACCACTGAATCGACTGTTGCGCGCGGCAGCGGACAGGCGCCACCAAATTGCGCTGACGAAGCACGGGGAGACGTTTGTGTTAAAGGAGTAA
- the thrC gene encoding threonine synthase, which yields MVENRYVGWPGLLSAYREWLPVDNHTPQLSLHEGNTPLVYATKLSEMLENDVYLKLEGANPTGSFKDRGMVLAVAKAKEAGKDTVICASTGNTSASAAAFAARADMQAVILIPHGYVALGKLAQAVQYGARIVAIRGNFDEALAIVREIADGLGMAVVNSVNPYRLQGQQTAAFEICDALGTAPDALFIPVGNAGNISAYWMGFEAYAKAGKVLKTPNMFGFEAEGAAAIVRNQPVEHPETFATAIRIGKPASWDKAVHAAEASGGAIDFVTDDEIAQAYRLIAREGLFAEPASAASVAGLIKRHQHGLLGRGQTLVCVLTGNGLKDPDSAIRLAGDVTEVVDSDQHAVIKLLERRV from the coding sequence ATGGTAGAGAATCGTTACGTTGGTTGGCCGGGTCTATTATCTGCGTATCGCGAATGGTTGCCTGTCGACAACCATACGCCGCAATTGTCCTTGCACGAGGGGAATACGCCCTTGGTGTATGCAACCAAACTCAGTGAGATGTTGGAGAATGACGTCTATCTCAAGCTTGAGGGGGCGAATCCGACCGGATCGTTTAAAGATAGAGGGATGGTCCTGGCTGTCGCCAAGGCGAAGGAGGCGGGCAAAGATACAGTCATTTGCGCCAGCACGGGCAATACTTCCGCGTCTGCAGCCGCGTTCGCCGCGCGGGCGGACATGCAAGCGGTCATTCTGATTCCTCATGGCTATGTGGCCTTGGGCAAACTGGCGCAAGCAGTACAATATGGGGCTCGAATTGTCGCCATTCGCGGCAACTTCGACGAAGCGCTCGCGATTGTCCGCGAGATTGCCGATGGTCTTGGCATGGCCGTGGTGAATTCGGTGAATCCATACCGGCTGCAGGGGCAACAGACTGCGGCGTTTGAAATTTGCGACGCCTTGGGCACAGCGCCAGATGCGCTGTTTATCCCGGTCGGCAATGCGGGGAATATCAGCGCGTACTGGATGGGGTTTGAGGCGTACGCGAAGGCTGGCAAGGTTCTGAAGACGCCAAACATGTTTGGTTTCGAGGCCGAAGGCGCCGCAGCGATTGTCCGCAATCAACCAGTTGAACACCCGGAGACATTTGCTACGGCCATTCGCATTGGGAAACCCGCGTCTTGGGACAAGGCGGTACATGCGGCAGAGGCGTCCGGTGGCGCGATTGACTTCGTGACGGACGATGAAATCGCGCAGGCGTATCGGCTTATCGCACGCGAGGGCCTGTTTGCGGAACCGGCTTCAGCCGCCAGTGTGGCAGGACTTATCAAGCGTCACCAACATGGTTTGCTGGGACGCGGCCAGACACTCGTTTGCGTGCTCACCGGCAATGGTTTGAAAGATCCGGATAGCGCCATTCGCCTGGCCGGGGATGTGACGGAAGTCGTGGATAGTGATCAGCATGCGGTCATCAAACTCCTGGAGCGCCGCGTATGA
- the thrB gene encoding homoserine kinase produces the protein MNKTIEVRVPATSANLGPGFDCLGLALDLFNTFRMTIGAPFAIEVTGESSERLPRGEENAVVQAMRRVFEDAEMPLDALPTFSLHLDNQIPVSSGLGSSASAIVGGIVLGNAVIQQVAPNRVRSLARLLELATEMEGHPDNVAPALFGGCVLAFRDKIGLRTTPVPIPDGLRFVAATPDFALSTEDARKVLPTVYPRAEVIDNVAQCARLMLALSTDNLDLLRGGLVDHLHEPYRRPLVPGAQEVAAAAVDAGALAVTISGAGPTLLAWCQAESAVTIADEMTLAWLNAGIPCRALSLRPAQTVTAARCFDTPT, from the coding sequence ATGAACAAGACCATCGAGGTGCGCGTTCCCGCGACCAGCGCCAATTTGGGACCTGGGTTCGACTGCCTCGGATTGGCGCTGGATTTGTTCAACACGTTTCGGATGACCATCGGCGCACCGTTTGCCATCGAAGTCACGGGAGAATCCTCTGAGCGCCTGCCGCGGGGGGAGGAGAACGCCGTCGTCCAGGCAATGCGCCGCGTGTTTGAGGACGCTGAGATGCCGCTCGACGCATTGCCGACGTTTTCCCTGCACCTAGATAACCAGATTCCCGTGTCGTCGGGCCTTGGTTCCAGCGCGTCGGCGATTGTTGGCGGGATTGTGCTTGGCAACGCGGTGATTCAGCAGGTCGCGCCCAACCGCGTTCGTTCACTGGCGAGGCTCCTGGAATTGGCGACGGAGATGGAAGGGCACCCAGACAACGTCGCACCAGCGCTGTTTGGCGGATGTGTTCTGGCGTTTCGCGACAAAATCGGCTTGCGCACGACGCCGGTTCCAATTCCGGACGGTTTGCGGTTTGTCGCTGCGACACCGGATTTTGCGCTGTCTACGGAAGATGCGCGAAAAGTGCTGCCTACTGTGTATCCGCGCGCAGAAGTCATTGACAACGTCGCTCAGTGCGCTCGGCTCATGTTGGCGTTATCCACGGACAATTTGGACTTGCTGCGCGGTGGCCTTGTCGACCATTTACATGAACCATACCGGCGCCCCTTAGTGCCTGGGGCGCAGGAGGTCGCTGCAGCGGCTGTCGATGCGGGGGCGCTCGCCGTGACCATCAGTGGGGCAGGCCCCACTTTGTTGGCTTGGTGTCAGGCGGAGTCTGCGGTCACCATTGCGGATGAGATGACGTTAGCGTGGTTGAACGCAGGCATCCCTTGTCGCGCGCTGTCGCTGCGGCCTGCACAGACGGTCACAGCGGCGCGGTGCTTCGATACGCCGACGTAA
- a CDS encoding aminoglycoside phosphotransferase family protein, translating into MGDLPNRRLEEVLEDTYGLLVTQMSWHDSLYLKRVAAKVETSSGLLKLKRYTGSEQALRQYYRRYLALARTGFKGLPRWYRTAEGKPYVAVQDELFYLIDWIEGRPFRLSSTDARRLGEALAEMHRVRPDTAGFRKPRWRDQLRQVTQARRLLRGGIAERLPKDARRFIEQQESLLDETFRHVADSLTVRHRLLKSGVVHGDVTLPNILFVDHRARFIDWERLNVGFPLEELAKAAMNTCHFSILHVEHLLTGYDYDLLDHDQKEIFSTFFEIPREVVYLLLRASRGHSTKHDASMWTFVRDTWDARMALIRHFAAR; encoded by the coding sequence GTGGGGGATTTGCCAAATCGCCGACTGGAAGAGGTTTTAGAGGATACGTATGGGCTCTTGGTAACGCAGATGTCGTGGCACGATTCGCTTTACCTGAAGCGTGTGGCTGCGAAGGTAGAGACGAGTTCCGGATTGTTGAAATTGAAGCGATATACCGGGAGTGAGCAGGCGCTGCGCCAATATTATCGACGGTATCTAGCCCTTGCCCGGACAGGGTTTAAAGGACTGCCTAGGTGGTATCGGACGGCCGAGGGAAAACCTTATGTCGCCGTTCAGGACGAATTGTTTTATCTGATTGATTGGATTGAAGGACGGCCATTTCGGTTGTCTTCCACAGACGCCCGTCGCTTAGGTGAAGCACTTGCCGAGATGCATCGCGTTCGGCCCGACACAGCGGGCTTTCGCAAGCCCAGGTGGCGGGATCAGCTGCGGCAAGTCACCCAGGCGAGGCGCTTGCTTCGAGGCGGCATTGCAGAGCGGTTGCCAAAGGATGCCCGCCGCTTTATCGAACAGCAGGAATCTTTGCTCGACGAGACTTTCCGCCACGTCGCCGACAGCTTGACGGTCCGCCATCGACTCCTGAAATCCGGCGTTGTTCACGGCGACGTCACACTCCCGAACATCTTATTTGTCGATCACCGCGCCCGTTTTATCGATTGGGAGCGCCTCAATGTAGGATTTCCGTTAGAAGAGCTGGCCAAAGCCGCGATGAATACGTGTCATTTTTCCATCCTACACGTCGAACATCTCCTGACGGGTTACGATTATGATTTGTTGGATCACGACCAAAAAGAGATTTTTTCTACGTTTTTCGAGATTCCACGGGAAGTCGTGTACTTGCTTTTGCGTGCCTCTCGCGGCCACAGCACAAAGCACGACGCGTCTATGTGGACGTTTGTCCGTGACACTTGGGATGCTAGAATGGCACTCATCCGCCACTTTGCGGCGCGCTGA
- a CDS encoding hotdog fold thioesterase has translation MDELLHNTLMEHLGMQVVEATPDKVVMTMPVDSRTHQPMGLLHGGASVALAESAASLGSLLNVNTDEKTAVGLEINANHIRSAREGIVTAVATPVHRGATTMVWDIRITNERNQLVCISRCTVAIIARKPTR, from the coding sequence ATGGATGAATTATTACATAACACATTAATGGAACATTTAGGAATGCAAGTTGTCGAGGCGACGCCGGATAAAGTGGTCATGACGATGCCCGTCGATTCGCGTACACACCAACCGATGGGGTTGCTGCACGGCGGTGCGAGTGTCGCATTGGCCGAGTCCGCAGCCAGTCTCGGATCACTGCTCAACGTCAACACGGACGAGAAAACCGCGGTTGGTCTAGAGATCAACGCGAATCATATTCGATCTGCCCGCGAAGGCATCGTCACTGCCGTCGCAACGCCGGTTCATCGCGGCGCTACCACGATGGTGTGGGACATTCGGATTACCAACGAACGCAACCAACTGGTTTGTATCTCCCGTTGTACCGTCGCTATCATCGCGCGCAAACCGACGCGGTAG
- a CDS encoding acyl-CoA thioesterase, with translation MFFESTIRVRFGDTDMYGHVNNASYATFMEEARVQFIEAHFEKLSLPIILASASYKFLAQTRFPEHRDIISRMWVTKMGHSSAELTTHLLAQDGTRLCECVVTVVHFDYHTQRPTRLPDDVRQVFQQYLHGEGEIPYGE, from the coding sequence ATGTTCTTTGAATCGACCATACGCGTGCGCTTTGGCGACACAGACATGTATGGACACGTCAACAACGCGAGCTATGCCACCTTTATGGAAGAAGCGCGCGTGCAGTTTATCGAGGCGCACTTTGAGAAGTTATCGCTACCTATCATATTGGCCAGCGCATCTTATAAGTTTCTCGCGCAGACGAGGTTTCCCGAGCACCGTGATATCATCTCCCGCATGTGGGTGACGAAAATGGGCCATTCGAGCGCGGAACTGACGACGCATCTCTTGGCGCAGGATGGGACACGCCTGTGCGAATGTGTCGTCACGGTCGTTCACTTTGATTACCATACCCAACGGCCAACACGATTGCCAGACGACGTGCGGCAGGTGTTTCAACAATATCTTCACGGCGAAGGGGAAATTCCATATGGCGAATGA
- a CDS encoding SDR family NAD(P)-dependent oxidoreductase, with the protein MANENPAVPESWISPGNLFSLVGKRAVVTGASRGIGRALAIGLAAAGADVVLMGRDEVALAEVSETIHQYFPKRQVLAYACDLTDVDAITEAVTAIHDAGAVDILVNNAGLNIRTPALDVTKEQWQTIIDTDLRGAFFVAQSFGRHMVERQRGSIINISSVGGHVALRTGVVYAAAKAGVIQMTKVLAMEWGKHDVRVNGIGPWYFRTPLTENLLNQPEYLADILARTPLNRVGELHELIGPTIFLASDAASYVTGQTLFVDGGMTIYGF; encoded by the coding sequence ATGGCGAATGAGAATCCTGCAGTACCGGAGAGTTGGATCTCTCCGGGAAATTTATTTTCGCTTGTCGGTAAACGTGCGGTCGTCACGGGTGCGAGTCGGGGAATTGGTCGGGCTCTCGCGATTGGTCTCGCTGCAGCGGGCGCCGACGTGGTGTTGATGGGACGTGATGAGGTCGCTTTAGCCGAGGTGTCGGAAACGATTCATCAGTATTTTCCGAAGCGTCAGGTGCTTGCCTATGCGTGTGATTTGACAGATGTAGACGCCATCACGGAGGCGGTCACAGCGATTCACGATGCAGGTGCGGTGGACATTCTCGTGAACAACGCTGGCTTGAACATCCGCACGCCCGCACTCGATGTGACAAAGGAACAGTGGCAGACGATTATCGACACCGATTTGCGCGGTGCGTTTTTTGTAGCGCAGTCGTTTGGTCGCCACATGGTCGAGCGTCAGCGTGGCAGTATCATCAACATCTCGTCTGTCGGCGGGCACGTGGCTTTGCGCACAGGGGTCGTCTACGCGGCGGCGAAAGCTGGAGTCATTCAGATGACGAAAGTTTTGGCGATGGAGTGGGGGAAACATGACGTTCGCGTCAACGGTATCGGCCCGTGGTATTTCCGCACACCACTTACGGAGAATTTGCTGAACCAACCGGAATATCTAGCAGACATTCTGGCGCGCACGCCGCTGAATCGCGTCGGCGAATTGCACGAGCTGATTGGACCGACAATCTTCCTGGCGTCGGACGCAGCAAGTTATGTGACGGGGCAAACACTCTTCGTCGATGGCGGTATGACGATTTACGGATTCTAG
- a CDS encoding NAD(P)/FAD-dependent oxidoreductase: MATEVVIVGGGVVGAAAAYQLACADVSVTLVDAGHDGKATAAGAGIISPASSISPPDVYYPLAYAAAAHYPALLAQLADDGERETGSGYDTRMTAAGMQEILREALRIAPGLGGAEIGDMRVGLRPTSPDGLPILGAVPGVEGLFVATGHGASGLTLGAYSGIQVANLAVGQEVHVDLQPFSVERFA, from the coding sequence ATGGCGACGGAAGTCGTAATTGTTGGAGGCGGCGTTGTCGGGGCTGCGGCTGCATATCAACTCGCGTGTGCCGATGTTTCGGTGACGCTGGTGGACGCGGGGCACGATGGCAAGGCGACGGCGGCAGGTGCTGGGATTATCTCGCCTGCGTCGAGCATCAGTCCACCAGATGTATACTATCCACTGGCTTATGCGGCTGCGGCGCACTATCCTGCGCTACTTGCGCAACTCGCGGACGATGGTGAGCGTGAGACGGGTAGCGGTTATGACACGCGGATGACAGCCGCTGGCATGCAGGAGATTTTGCGCGAGGCGCTGCGAATTGCGCCAGGGCTCGGCGGTGCCGAGATCGGTGACATGCGCGTTGGCCTGCGCCCTACGAGCCCCGATGGATTGCCAATCTTAGGGGCCGTCCCCGGTGTCGAAGGCTTATTCGTAGCGACCGGGCATGGTGCAAGCGGCCTTACGCTGGGCGCGTACTCAGGAATTCAAGTGGCCAATCTCGCTGTGGGACAGGAAGTTCACGTCGATTTACAACCGTTCTCCGTGGAGCGGTTTGCTTGA